Below is a genomic region from Bacillota bacterium.
TTTCTTCGGTAGCCTCTTACCCTATCTGTAAGGGGCTGTTTCTTTTCTGCCTACCGCAATTCGCCCCCTTCTCGTACTAGGGGACAAAAAGATACTGTCTTCCTGCGGGGGTTCATGGCCGATCCATAGAGACGCAAAGGAGCTTTTGCCCCTTTAACGAAAGAGGATATCGAATCGGCTCCATGATTGCCAGCCAGATGCCCTAGAGTACTGGAGGGCATAATATGGCTGATAAGGTTCGCTTAGAGCATCCGGCAGTAGAAGACTTTTTGATGTACTTGGAGATTGAGCGCAATTCCAGTCCCGGTACCATTGACGGCTATCGCAAGGATCTGAGAATGTTCCTTCGTTATCTTGGGCAAAGCCGGGGAGTATCGCCGGAGGTTGTCGACTTAGGAAGTGTCAAACGGAGTGAAATTCGCAGTTTCCTAGCCTATCTGAGAAATGAGCGGCAGAATCAGACCAGGACTATTAACCGGAAACTCTGTGCCCTTCGCTCCCTATATCGCTTCTTGACGGACAACGAGGAGTGGGACATTGACCAAAGTCCTGTGGCTGCCGTAGGGTCTCTTCGGCAGCAGAAGCTGCTGCCCGTTTATCTTACCTTGGAAGAGGCGGAGCAGCTGCTGGAGTCGGTGCAGGAAAACAGCCTGTATCCGACACGAGACTACGCCATATTCCTGATGTTTCTACAGTGTGGCTGTAGATTTGCAGAGTTGCTGTCCATCACTGTACCGGACATAGACTTCACAGGACAAACGGTACGCCTGTTAGGAAAGGGACGGAAGGAGCGCCTTGTTCCCTTGACGGAGCGGACGATTAAGGCCCTAAAGGAGTATCTTGTGGTTAGGGATCCAGCAGTGCCAACGGATATCCTCTTTCTAAGCAACAAACGACATCCGCTGCAACCCAATGGACTGCGTTATATCTTTCAGACCGCGGTAGATAGATCCCCTCTGAAAAAGAAGAACTTAACCCCCCACAAACTGCGCCACACCTGTTTCACCCTACTGATGCAAGCAGGTGTTGACATCCGAACGGTCCAGGAGATTGCCGGTCACAGCAGCATCTCGACAACCCAGATCTACAC
It encodes:
- a CDS encoding tyrosine-type recombinase/integrase, giving the protein MADKVRLEHPAVEDFLMYLEIERNSSPGTIDGYRKDLRMFLRYLGQSRGVSPEVVDLGSVKRSEIRSFLAYLRNERQNQTRTINRKLCALRSLYRFLTDNEEWDIDQSPVAAVGSLRQQKLLPVYLTLEEAEQLLESVQENSLYPTRDYAIFLMFLQCGCRFAELLSITVPDIDFTGQTVRLLGKGRKERLVPLTERTIKALKEYLVVRDPAVPTDILFLSNKRHPLQPNGLRYIFQTAVDRSPLKKKNLTPHKLRHTCFTLLMQAGVDIRTVQEIAGHSSISTTQIYT